The genomic DNA AAACACGCTCAGGATTGATGTTGAGAAAATCAACAAACTGCCGATAAACGGTCACATTTTCATATTGATAGCGAAAGGTTTCAAGACACGCCGCATCAAAATCTTGTGCTGTTTGGATGTTGAAAATCTTCATAATAGATTAGAATTTTAATCCAATTTCAAGTCTTTTAGATGAGGTAATCCTTTCTGAGAGCCTCTTTTTTCGGCTACTTTTAGAGAAATGGTATTCCCGAGTTTCACACAATCATTCACCGTATTGCCGTGGCATAGCGCTACCGCAAACCCTGATGTAAAGGCGTCTCCCACTCCCATTTTAAACACTTCTTTACCGTTTTCTGGATCGTTTCTGAGGTATTTCATCTCGTTGCCATCATAGTAAATAGTGGAGTTGATGCCATCTCTTACGAAAAGGCGATTGGGTAATTTTTGCAAAATGGTTTCGTGGTGGTTCTCGCCAAAAATAATAGGTAAGTCATTGGTTTTCGCTACGATAAAGCTGGCGTAATCAATCAACTCTTGTGATAATCGGCGGGCTGGAGAGGCGTAGATGCCTAATTTTTTGCCGTGTTTTTTACAGAGTTCTAAGGTTTTAAGCACCGTTTCTTCAGAAAGCTCTAATTGTGTGAGCACCAAATCTGCGGCATCAAAAACTTTTTCTGCGTTTTGGATGTGCTTAGGTTTTAGGGAATAGTTGGCAGAAGGTGCCACGATGATGCTGTTTTCGCCATTAGCACTGATGACATAGGCGGTTCCAGTTTCATTTCTGGAGTCTTCTTTTACAAAACCTACATTGATGCCTTCATCAATTAAATGCCGTAAAATCTGTTGTCCATAAGGATCCATTCCCACACAGCCGATAAAATAAGTTTGGGCGCCCAGCCGAGAAACTCCCACGGCTTGGTTGACACCTTTACCACCGAAAAAGTTTTCAAAAGACTCTGCCATAATGGTTTCGCCTGGTGCTGGGTGGAATGGTGTGTTGAGTATTAAATCTATAGATGAGCTTCCTACTACTACTATTTTAGGTTGATATGAAGTACGTTTCATTGTTGGTTTGGGGTGTTTTAATCAATTTTAATTTCAATAAATTCTGTAATGAGTTGGGTGGGGGCGCCTGTGGCATCATAACCGATGTAGGAGGCATAAAAGCCCTCGCCGTAGCCTGTTTCAAAGGCAAAAATATTATTTTTTTTAGCCTCGTTGGGCGTGAGGAGCGCATATTGGTCTATGGCGCCTTTTTCATCAAAAAAATGATGATGGAAAAATTCCTCATAGAGCCCCATAAAATCGTCGCCTTTTTGTTGGAAAAGGCTTTGTTCCAGCGCATTGAGGTCAGTTTGGGTTTCTAAATCCATTAGGCAGCCCATTCCTGATTGCACGGGATAGCCAAAAATTTCCTCGCCCACCAGCGTTTTAGGATCTTGACCTGCGGTGGTCGCCATTTGCCATTGCGTGGTAGGGTTTCGGCTAAAAGCCACCTCCACATAGGCAATGCAGTGCGAGTCCTTTTCTCGGTGTACCGTTATGGGGAAATCGCCCTTGGGAAAAGGCGTCTCAAAAGGCAACATATCATTGGTAATGAGTGGATCACACGCCACCATCTGCCCCGTGGAGAGGTGGAGGTGTCCCGCATCATAAGACTCGATCAGCGGGTGTTCTACGAAACCTTTGCTAAATAATTTGGCAATATTTTGAATAGGGTTCATTTTGTTTTAGTTTATAACGAAAATTGTACCGAAAAAGTCTGCCTTAGGGTTATAAATTTTTTAATTTCTCCTCTAAAAGGGCTATTTTTTCTTGGGCGTCTTTTTGTTTTTTACGCTCTATTTCCACCACTTTTTCAGGGGCACCGTTGACAAATTTTTCGTTAGACAACTTCTTCTCCACGGAGATTAAGAAGCCTTTGAGGTACTTTAATTCTTCTTCCGTTTTGGCTTTTTCTTCCGCGAGGTCAAGGTTTTCACTCAGCGGAATGGATAATTCTGTGGCGCCAATTAGGAAAGAATAGCTCGGCAGCTGGGTCCGCTCTTGGTAATGAATTTCGGACACATTGGCGAGTTTTTTAACCAAAATATCCAAGTCAAAATGCGAAATATTGGTGTAAATTTCCACGCTTTCTTTTGGCGAAATGCCTTTGCTTTGGCGATAATTTCTCACACCAGAAATCCATTCTTTGGCGGTTTCAAAATCTTGAATAAGCGCATTGTCAAACGCTTCTGCTTTCTTCTGTTGGGTGATGATGAGAGCTTGCTCTGGCGTTCTCTCAGCGATGTTTTGCCATAATTCTTCGGTAAGGAACGGCATAAACGGATGCAGCAATTTCATCAATTCTTCAAAATAAAAGATGCTTTGCTCATAGACCTCTTGCGAGATGCTTTCGCCATATTTCGGCTTGATGGCTTCTAAGTACCACGAACAGAAATCGTCCCAGATGAGTTTGTAAATCAGGTGCAAGGCATCAGAAATACGGAATTTTTTAAACTGTTCATCAATCTCTTGTATCGTTTTGTTGAGCTGATTTTTAAACCACGCAATGGTCTTTTCTTCCACGGCACTTGCAGGTTTGTTTTCTTTGGTCCAGCCCTGCATTAGGCGGAAAGCGTTCCAGATTTTAGTGGCAAAATTTCGCCCTTGGAGCATTAAATCTTCATCAAATAAAAGGTCATTCCCTGCGGCAGAACTCAGCAAAATCCCTATCCGCACGCTATCTGCGCCATATTGGTTAATCAGATCTATGGGGTCTGGTGAGTTGCCCAAAGATTTGGAC from Riemerella columbina includes the following:
- a CDS encoding DUF4241 domain-containing protein, whose protein sequence is MNPIQNIAKLFSKGFVEHPLIESYDAGHLHLSTGQMVACDPLITNDMLPFETPFPKGDFPITVHREKDSHCIAYVEVAFSRNPTTQWQMATTAGQDPKTLVGEEIFGYPVQSGMGCLMDLETQTDLNALEQSLFQQKGDDFMGLYEEFFHHHFFDEKGAIDQYALLTPNEAKKNNIFAFETGYGEGFYASYIGYDATGAPTQLITEFIEIKID
- a CDS encoding ribokinase, with product MKRTSYQPKIVVVGSSSIDLILNTPFHPAPGETIMAESFENFFGGKGVNQAVGVSRLGAQTYFIGCVGMDPYGQQILRHLIDEGINVGFVKEDSRNETGTAYVISANGENSIIVAPSANYSLKPKHIQNAEKVFDAADLVLTQLELSEETVLKTLELCKKHGKKLGIYASPARRLSQELIDYASFIVAKTNDLPIIFGENHHETILQKLPNRLFVRDGINSTIYYDGNEMKYLRNDPENGKEVFKMGVGDAFTSGFAVALCHGNTVNDCVKLGNTISLKVAEKRGSQKGLPHLKDLKLD